From Deltaproteobacteria bacterium, a single genomic window includes:
- the ilvD gene encoding dihydroxy-acid dehydratase, with protein MRSDLMKKGLEKAPHRSLFKAMGLTDEEIRRPMVGIANSANEIIPGHIHLDKIVEAVKAGVRMAGGTPIEFCTIGVCDGIAMNHEGMKYSLASRELIADSVEVMATAHPFDALVLVPNCDKIVPGMLMAAMRLNLPSLVISGGPMLAGKFEEKAVDLIGVFEGVGRVARGEWTEAQLKDLEECACPGCGSCAGMFTANSMNCLSEALGLALPGNGTIPAVMAARIRLAKMAGTKIMELWKKNIRAQDIATLNAFQNAIAVDMALGCSTNTVLHLPAIAHEAKIDLNLDLFNTISDKTPHLCFLSPAGPYHLQDLDAAGGVPAVMVELAKLGEIDKTVMTATGKNLGRNLKGVKVKDYGVIRSIHDPYHKEGGLAILRGNLAPGGAVVKQSAVAPEMMVNEGTAIVFESEEETMEAILKGKVKPGHIVVVRYEGPKGGPGMREMLSPTSAIVGMGLDKDVALITDGRFSGGSRGAAIGHVSPEAAEGGLIALVKNGDRISINIPKKKLILLVSEEEIKKRKKNWKPPKPKIKFGYAARYAQMVTSAGTGAVFKDIF; from the coding sequence ATGCGTAGCGATTTGATGAAGAAGGGGTTAGAGAAAGCGCCTCACCGTTCTCTCTTTAAGGCCATGGGCCTTACTGATGAAGAAATCCGCCGACCGATGGTCGGCATTGCCAATTCAGCCAATGAGATCATTCCCGGCCATATCCACCTGGATAAAATCGTCGAGGCCGTGAAAGCTGGGGTGCGCATGGCTGGGGGGACTCCCATAGAATTCTGCACGATCGGTGTTTGTGACGGGATCGCCATGAACCATGAGGGGATGAAATATTCTCTGGCCAGCCGGGAGCTGATCGCTGACTCGGTTGAAGTTATGGCCACCGCCCATCCTTTCGATGCCTTGGTCCTTGTTCCCAACTGCGACAAGATCGTCCCCGGAATGCTTATGGCTGCCATGCGGTTAAACCTTCCTTCCCTTGTGATCAGCGGCGGGCCTATGCTAGCGGGTAAATTTGAAGAAAAAGCAGTAGATTTGATCGGCGTCTTCGAAGGCGTGGGCCGAGTGGCCCGAGGTGAATGGACAGAAGCCCAATTGAAAGACCTGGAAGAATGCGCATGCCCGGGTTGCGGTTCCTGTGCGGGCATGTTTACGGCCAACTCGATGAACTGTTTGTCTGAAGCTCTGGGTTTGGCTCTTCCGGGGAACGGGACAATTCCCGCAGTGATGGCTGCCCGCATTCGGCTGGCCAAAATGGCCGGAACAAAAATTATGGAGCTCTGGAAAAAGAACATCCGCGCGCAGGACATTGCCACCCTCAATGCTTTCCAGAATGCCATAGCTGTGGACATGGCGCTGGGATGTTCCACCAACACCGTTTTGCACCTCCCGGCTATTGCCCATGAAGCGAAAATTGACTTGAACCTGGACCTCTTCAATACCATCAGCGATAAAACTCCGCACCTCTGCTTTCTCAGCCCTGCCGGCCCTTACCACCTGCAAGACCTTGATGCCGCCGGAGGCGTCCCAGCGGTGATGGTTGAATTGGCCAAGCTGGGGGAGATTGATAAGACGGTAATGACTGCCACCGGCAAAAATTTGGGCCGGAATTTGAAAGGAGTTAAAGTCAAGGATTATGGAGTGATCCGGTCCATCCATGACCCTTACCATAAAGAAGGAGGCCTGGCCATCTTGAGGGGAAATTTGGCTCCCGGCGGGGCAGTGGTGAAACAATCCGCCGTAGCACCCGAGATGATGGTGAATGAAGGCACAGCCATTGTCTTTGAGTCCGAAGAAGAAACCATGGAAGCCATCCTGAAAGGCAAGGTGAAGCCCGGCCATATCGTGGTGGTTCGCTACGAGGGCCCCAAAGGCGGGCCGGGGATGCGGGAAATGCTTTCTCCCACTTCCGCAATTGTCGGTATGGGGCTGGATAAAGATGTAGCCTTGATCACCGACGGAAGGTTCAGTGGGGGCTCCCGGGGTGCAGCCATCGGGCATGTCTCACCTGAAGCTGCCGAAGGAGGGTTGATTGCGTTGGTAAAGAATGGGGACCGGATATCGATCAATATTCCGAAAAAAAAGCTAATTCTCCTGGTTAGTGAGGAGGAAATCAAAAAAAGGAAAAAAAATTGGAAGCCGCCAAAGCCGAAGATAAAATTCGGCTATGCAGCCCGGTATGCCCAGATGGTGACGTCCGCTGGTACTGGTGCGGTTTTTAAAGATATTTTTTAG
- a CDS encoding MerR family transcriptional regulator → MRTSDILKKLNIPRHKLYYLEQKGYIKPKRIPMGELETREYSEEDFKKLELIWKYL, encoded by the coding sequence ATGAGGACTTCAGACATACTAAAAAAATTAAATATTCCAAGGCATAAGCTTTATTACTTAGAGCAGAAAGGGTATATCAAGCCGAAACGGATTCCTATGGGGGAACTTGAAACCAGGGAATACAGCGAAGAAGATTTTAAGAAGCTTGAATTAATTTGGAAATATTTATAG